One Senegalimassilia faecalis genomic window, GGCATCGGGCGAGGGCGCCGCGGGCCCGGCGTTCTGTCAGTACCTGGAGCTGCTCTTCGAGCCCGGCTTCGATTGGCCGGGCGTCTTCGGCCGGCTCGAGTCCATGTGGTCCGGCGAGTACGGCCCCTGGCTCGCCCAGGAGCTGCTCTGAGGCATCCTCGCCGAAGGGGAGGACGCCTGGGGGCGGTTTTCCAAAGACCCCTTGACTCTCCGAGGTCTTCCTATAGAATTGCGTTAGTCTACTAGTAGACACAATCAAATAGTAGAACAGTCCAAATATAGCAATGGGAGGAACGAACACCATGGATCAGGAATTCTCGAAGGTGATTGCCGAGGCATCGCGTGCCCAGATGAGCCGTCGGCGCTTCGTGGGCGTGGCCGGCGTGACGGTCGCGGCCCTGATGTTCGGCGGCACGTTGGCGGGCTGCTCGGGCGCGGGCGATACGAAGGGGGACGGCGGCGCCGGCACCGCGGCCGGCGAGGTCGATTACGGCGATTGGAACGCCGTGCTTGAGGCCGCCAAGGGACAGACGGTCTCCTGGTACGGATGGGGCGGCGACGAGACGCGCAACACCTGGATCAAGACGGTGCTCGCCCCGGCGCTCAAGGAGAAGTACGACATCACGCTCGATCTGGTAGGCATGGACATCAACGACATCTTGACCCAGCTCTCCGGCGAGATGCAGGCGGGCGTGGAGGAGGGCTCCATCGACTTCATCTGGATCAACGGCGAGAACTTCTACTCCTGCAAGGAAAACGGCTACCTCTGGGGCCCCTTCACGAGCTATCTGCCGAATTTCAACGACTTCATCGACGGGCAAAGCCCCGAGGTCGAATACGACTTCGGCTCGCCGACCGAGGGCTTCGAATGCCCCTACGGCAAGGCCCAGATGCAGATGTGGTACAACAGCGACATCGTCGATGCCCCGCCGACCACCGTCGAGGAGTTCAAGGCCTTCTGCCAGGCCCATCCGGGGCAAGTCACCTATCCGGAGCCCGGCGACTTCACCGGCACGGCCTTCATCTCCTGCCTCATCGCCGGCGTGGTTGGCAAAGACAAGTTTGAGAAGCTGTCGTCTCTGGAAAACCCCACGGAGGAGAGCGTGCTCGCCGTTGTGGAGCCCGGCCTGGACTACCTGCGCGACCTGAAACCGTACCTTTGGAAGGAGGGCGCGACCTTCCCGGCCGACTCCTCCACGGTGGCCACCATGTACGCCGACGGAGAGCTCATCCTGAACATGGGCTACGGCGCGCCGCAGGATCTCGTCAAAACCGGCCAGCTGCCCGAGTCTACCCGCTCGTTCATCTTCGACACGGGCACCGTGGGCAACTCTAACTTCATGGCCATCGCCGCCAACGCGCCCCACAAGGCCGCGGCGCTCGTGGCCATCAACGAGGTGATCTCGCCTGAGATGCAGCTGTCCATCTACGAGAACATCGGCAACATCTCGGTGCTCGACATGGGCAAGCTCCCCGAGGCCGATGCCAAGGCCTTCGCCGACGTGCCCCTTGGCTCCACCCAGATTCCCTTGGAGGAGCTGCTCGACCATCGTATCACCGAGGCCGCGGGCCCGGTCATTCCGATCCTCGAGAAGCTGTGGCTTACGCGCGTGGCGCAGCAGTAAGGTTTCAATTAAGCGCATCCGCGCTGTCTGAGAGGAGGCGATGGCGGCCATGGACCGTCTGGCGATGCGGCGGCGCGGGCGCGCCGTCGCCCCCTATCTTCTCATGGCGCCGGCCCTGGTGCTGGTGGCCGTCTTCCTCTACGGGGTGGTCAACGGCGTGCTGCAGGGGTTCGGCATCATGCCCTTCCTCGGCCTGACCGATTTCACCCTCGACTATTGGGGCGAGGTGCTCACCCGGCCCGACCTGGCCGCCTCGGTGGGCTTCAGCCTGTATATCGCGCTGGTCTCGTCGCTTGTCGCCCTTGCCGGCGGCATCGTGCTGTCCGCGGCGCTGTGCGCGGTGAGGCGCACGCGGCTGATCGCCCTCATCGATGTGCAGATCCCCCTCATGTGCGCCCATATCCTCGTGGTGTTGGCCATGGTCTCGCTGTTTTCGGGCTCGGGGCTTATGCCGCGGGTCCTGTTCCACCTCGGCCTCATCGGGTCCCCCACGGACTTCCCCTCTATCGTGGGGGACCCGAGCGGGTGGGGCATCATCGCCACCTACGTATGGAAGGAGGTGCCCTTCGTGGCCTTCTGCACGGTGACGCTCATGGG contains:
- a CDS encoding ABC transporter substrate-binding protein, giving the protein MDQEFSKVIAEASRAQMSRRRFVGVAGVTVAALMFGGTLAGCSGAGDTKGDGGAGTAAGEVDYGDWNAVLEAAKGQTVSWYGWGGDETRNTWIKTVLAPALKEKYDITLDLVGMDINDILTQLSGEMQAGVEEGSIDFIWINGENFYSCKENGYLWGPFTSYLPNFNDFIDGQSPEVEYDFGSPTEGFECPYGKAQMQMWYNSDIVDAPPTTVEEFKAFCQAHPGQVTYPEPGDFTGTAFISCLIAGVVGKDKFEKLSSLENPTEESVLAVVEPGLDYLRDLKPYLWKEGATFPADSSTVATMYADGELILNMGYGAPQDLVKTGQLPESTRSFIFDTGTVGNSNFMAIAANAPHKAAALVAINEVISPEMQLSIYENIGNISVLDMGKLPEADAKAFADVPLGSTQIPLEELLDHRITEAAGPVIPILEKLWLTRVAQQ
- a CDS encoding ABC transporter permease yields the protein MAAMDRLAMRRRGRAVAPYLLMAPALVLVAVFLYGVVNGVLQGFGIMPFLGLTDFTLDYWGEVLTRPDLAASVGFSLYIALVSSLVALAGGIVLSAALCAVRRTRLIALIDVQIPLMCAHILVVLAMVSLFSGSGLMPRVLFHLGLIGSPTDFPSIVGDPSGWGIIATYVWKEVPFVAFCTVTLMGHVSDSFGEAAGTLGASPLRSFLTVTLPLCRGALVKAFLVVFAFAFGAYEVTFLLGATAPKALPVLAYIEFQNPDIMNRCIAMALNGVMAVVTTAAAAAYFAVLRREERDR